The Psychrobacillus sp. FSL K6-2836 nucleotide sequence ATACAATGGCGGCAATAGGTACAGGTTTTGTTGCAGCGTGCGCAGTTGAATGATTGAAAAAAGGATTGGTTCGTGTTGTGACATCGGTTGCAGACGTTCTTCTTTGATTGCCAAAAAAGGACGGATTGTGCAATTGTGGCGATGCCGGGTTTTAGGTGGATGTGTCCTGAGTCGATGTGGGCGTCGATGACTTCGCGTGGGAATGAGGTGTGTTCACGAAGCCAAATTCGGCCAGTGAGAAATTGCTGCAGTTGTTCGTTCATAGGCATTCTCCTTACTCGTTATTATTGCCCATAAAAGCCCGAATGGTTCAGGCCAACAGGACGTTGGTCATTCAGGCATTGCCGCACGATGCGGCGTTATTCGCCTGAGTTCAATTTTTCAATAAGTAGGGGATGAAGCCCCCCACTTATTGAAGGTCCACTTTATACCATCCGAGACCCATTGACCCTTCTCCAAGATGCGTGCCGATGACGGGACCGAAGTAGCTGATCGTGAAATCTACGTTTGGCATTGTTGCTTGGAGTTCGTTTTTCCATGCGATTGCTTCGTTTTCGTTGTTTGCATGGATAATAGTAGCTTTTACGCTGTTGAATTGGTCAGCATCTTCCTGTAGCATGTCCGAAATACGTTTCATCGCTTTTTTGCGCGTACGGACTTTTTCGAATGGAACGATGACTTTGTTTTCGAAGTGAAGAATTGGTTTTACTTGGAGTACTGAGCCAATTACGCGCTCGAATCCATTTAGTCGCCCACCGCGATGGAGATGGTCTAGATTGTCGACCATGAAGTATGCTCGCATTGTTTGTTTCATCTTGTTCAGTTGTTGAATGATAGCGTCTGGGGTAGCACCCGCCTCGGCCATTTCAGCGGCTTTTAGTACGTAGAATCCTTGGACCATGCAGGATAGCTCTGTGTCGAAAGTGCGTACATCGATGCCGTCAACCATTTCTCCTGCTTGATCTGCTCCAGCAAGTGTTCCACTGATCCCACTTGATAGGTGGATAGAGATAACTGCATCGTATTCTTTCGCTAGTTGTTCATATGTTTCGATAAACTTTCCAAGAGCAGGCTGGGATGTCTTTGGGAGAGCACCGGCATTTCGGATTTTATCGTAAAATTCTGTAGTGTTGATATCTAGTTCTTCTTGGTAGGTGTTATTTCCGATAACAACGCTTAGCGGCACCATATGAATATTTAGTTGGTCACGAATTTCTTTCGGGATATATGCGGTGCTGTCGGTAACGATTGCTGTCTTCATTTTATAAATCACACTCCTATTTGTAAGTTTACTGAAACTTTGGCAGAAATGAAAGCATAAAAAAGCCCCAAACATGATATTTGTCATATATGTCTGGGGGAAGAGTTTTTATTCAGTTGTTTCGCCGATATAGTAGACACTGGAGACTAGCCATTTACCGTCTTCTTTGACGAATACAGTTACTTGGCGACCGTTTTGGTCTAGCTTAGCACCTGTGTCGGTTTGCTCTAGTGAAGTATGGATATTGGAGAATACTTGAGCTTGTGTTTTGCCGTATTTGATGATGGTGATGTTGTCCGCCGTACGGATCGTGTCAAAGTCGTTGAAGGTCTCCTCGACTTTTACTTTTTCAGCGTCATAGTTGAAGCCTTCTGGATTTTTGGAGATTGTATTCATGTAGCGCTTCGTATCTTCGTCGTTGAATGATTCCATGTATTCCGTGAAGGAGTCGATTATTGCCGTTTTTTCTTCTTCTGGTACATTCGTCGCTTCTTCAATATTACCACCTGATATTTCGAAGCCTACACTGGTTTCACTTTTGTTTTCCGCACCGTGATCCGTTGTTGCTTGTGTGTTCGTTGGAGCAATGTCGGCTGCGGAATTAGTGTTTTGGTTTGTTTCTTCGTCGCTATTGCAAGCTGCCAGCGTTAGTGCGAAGGCCGCGAGTGTAATCGTATGGATTATTTTCATGTATATGTCTCCTCCTGCTGAAGGTTATTTTGTCATATTTAGGACGAAAACTCAATTATTAAGTTCCCATTATTAATAGGTAGAATATTCCGGCATCGGAATGTAAAATATAGGTAGAAAGGAGCTGAAGTGTTGAGTGGACATTTTGCTTTGTTGAATAGGCTGCGTGATGGATCTGGTATGGTTGATTTTATTCGTGATGAGATTCGAAAACAGGAGGCTGGAGTGCGTGGTGAGGACCGGCTTGTTGATAGACTAAAGGAGTTGCGTTTGCACGGTGAGTTTCGCATTTTTTCGGATGTCTGTTTAGAGATGGATGATTGGAAGGTGCAAATCGACTGTCTTGTAGTGACCGACCGATGTTGTATCGTCCTCGAGTCGAAAAACATAAGTGGACGCTTATATTTTAATGAAGAGCTAGATGAATTTTATAAGGAAGAAAATGGAGTAGAGACCCCCTTTTCTAATCCATATTTTCAATTGATGCGGCATATTCGCTTCATGAAAGAATTTCTACGCAAGACCCTTCCACAAATCAAAGTGACTGGTGCTGTCATTATGACGGCTAAGTCCTACCGCATTATGCAAAAGCCTACCCATTATCCCATTTATAAGTTAGAGAGCATGATTGAGAGAGTAACACAGATGTACAATAGTTTTGGTAATACTAGTTTTTCTAATAGAGAGCTGGAAGTTATTGAGAAACTCTTGCAGGAGTACAAGTCTCCTTTTGTGTATTCTCCACTTTGCGAACATTACCGAATTCCTCCGAGTGAAATACGTTTGGGTGTGGAGTGTCCGAGTTGCGGAGTATTGGGGATGCGTCGTGTACATACAACGTGGCGTTGTATAGTTTGTAAGAAAAGTGACCGTTATGCACATATATCAGCTGTAAGAGATTACTTTTCTATAATTGATAAAAAAATTACCAATAAAGAGTTTCGTAGGTTTTGCATGATAGATTCGAAATATGCTGCCTCACGTATGTTGAATAGTATGGATTTGATAGCCTACGGTTCTGGTCCTAGTCGCTACTTTGTGGAGAATAGGAAGAAGTGATGAATTGGTGAGTGACGTTCTTGGGATACACAACGTTCGGGGGAGTTGCGCAACTTTGAGGGGGGTTCTCGCAACATTTGGGAACTTTTACGCAACATTCGCTGCGGTATGCGCAATGTTTCTCGGATGCGCAACGTTCGGGAGGGTTTGCACAACTTTGAGGGAGTTTTTCGCAACATTTGGGAACTTTTGCGCAACATTCAATGCGGTATGCGCAATGTTTCTCGAATGCGCAACGTTCGGGGGAGTTTGCGCAACTTTGAGGGAGTTTCTCGCAACATTTTGGAACTTTTGCGCAACATTCAATGCGGTATGCGCAATGTTTCTCGGATGCGCAACGTTCGGGGGAGTTTGCGCAACTTTGGGGTAATTTCTCGCAACATTTGGGAACTTTTGCGCAACATTCAATGCGGTATGCGCAATGTTTCTCGAATGCGAAACGTTCAGGGGAGTTGCCTAACTTTGAGGGAGTTTCTCGCAACATTTGGGAACTTTTGCGCAACATTCACTGCGGTATGCGCAACGTTTCTCGGATACGCAACGTTCGGGAGGGTTTGCGCAACTTTGGGCGGGTTTCTCGTAACATTTGGGAACTTTTGCGCAACATTCACTGCGGTATGCGCAATGTTTCTCGGATACGCAACGTACGGGGGAAGATGCGCAACTTTATTAAGTATTTCTACAGAACAAAAAACCCTTTCTTGCACATGCAAGAAAGGGTTTTAATGTAATTATCGAACTTCAACCCAGCCGTTTTTGATGCCGGTTACTACGGCTTGGGTGCGGTCGTTTACGTTCATTTTTTGAAGGATGCTGGATACGTGATTTTTTACGGTTTTTTCGGAGATGAATAGTGTTTCTCCGATAGTGCGATTGCTTTGGCCATCTGTTAGTAATTGTAGTACTTCGCATTCACGTTTTGTTAGTAAATGGAATGGACGACGAATTTCTGTTTGATGGAAGTTTCCTTTGTTTTCGCGCTCGCTTAAGCGACGGAATTCAGCTACTAGGTTACGTGTTACTTTTGGATGCAGGTATGATCCGCCTTTTGCTACTACTTTGATAGCTGAGACAATGGCATTGGCATCCATTTCTTTTAGCATGTATCCAAGTGCACCTGTTTTTAGTGCGTGTGATACGTATGACTCATCGTCATGGATAGATAGGATGATTACTTTTGCTTCAGGGAATTTTTCTAGCAATTCTCCTGTTGCTTCTACACCATTTTTTGTAGGCATATTAATATCCATTAACACTACGTCTGGTAGATGCTTTTCATAAAGGCTTAGTACGTCATTGCCGTCGTCACCTTCTGCTATTACTTCGAAAGAGTCTTCAAAATCTAGAATACGTTTTACACCTTCGCGAAATAGTTGGTGATCATCTATGATTATTATTTTTGTCATGTTCATTTCCTCCTATAATTAAAAAGCCGTATTTACTATTCCTCATTTAATGGGATACTAAACAAAATAGTAGTACCTTTGCCAGGGGATGAAATAATTTTCATCGTTCCCTCTAATAAATCTACTCTTTCTTTCATACCGATTAACCCAAAGGATTTTTCTTTTGCAACCTCTGGATCAAAACCAGCTCCATTATCTTTGACGATAATATTTATCTTTTGTTTCACCCATTCTACTTTCACCCATGCTTCTGTAAATTTTCCATGTTTCGTTCCATTTGTTAAACACTCTTGGACTATACGGAAAATGGCTACTTCAAAATTGGTTTCTAGCCTTTTCTCTTCTCCAAAAGTTTGGAAATTAATCTTACCTGTTGGATTGTATTCTTCGATTGTCGTTATATATTTTCGAAGCGTTGGTATTAACCCTAAATCGTCTAATGCCATTGGTCGAAGGTCGTAAATAATACGACGTACTTCTGATAAGGCATTACGAACCATTTTTTTAAGGTCAATAATTTCTTTCATCGCTTCTTCTCCACCACGCTGCTGATATGTAAGATTGATTAAATCTGTTCTTAGTAGTACATTTGCTAGCATTTGCGCGGGGCCATCATGAATTTCCCTTGAAAGTCTTTTGCGTTCTTCCTCTTGTGCTTCAATAATTTTCAAAGTGAAATCTTGTTTAATTTTTGCATTTTCAAGTGCTGCTCCTACATTTTTCAAATCGGATGTTAAGTAATTCATGACGATATTCACCTGGTTGACCAAATGATCGGCACGTTCAATCATTTCCAACAAGCCCTGTAATCTGCGTTCTAAATCGTCTCTTCGATGTCTTAGCTGTCGTTCCTCACTGCGTTTGATTAGAAGATTTATTTGAATTTCATTTGCAGTTTCGTAGGCCTGGCGAACTTGTGGTTCATCGTATGAGTCAAAATTTTTGGAGACTTCCGCTAACCGATTTCTGGCAAGCTTCGATTTCGATTCAAGCATATCTCCTTCTATTATAACCGTCTCGATATCTCCACGAATAATTTCTAACTCCACTTTCATTTCTTCAAAGCTTTGTCGACTTTGTTCGCTTATAATGAATATATCCTTTTTCGAATGATCCATCACTTCGACCATCCGATCGAAAATAACATCTAACGATTGTTTTTCAAAATTCTTATTCGTCATCTGTTTTTTCTCCTTTATGCGTCCAAATGAGTCCTCATTCAATAATGATGACAAATCCTATTATAGCACTAAGTGACTAAAAATAAATTAAAATTACTTTACAACTATGTTTCAATAGAATCAGGAGGGGAAATATATCCATGAGAAAAGATTACCATACTGTACAAGGCTTTGGAGAGAGTGAAATCATCATTCAGAAATCACGTTTCATAACTTACGTGAATCGAGCCGAAACCGAAGAACAAGCACAAGATTTTATCAATAATATCAAAGAAAAGCATAAAAGTGCTAATCATAACTGCTCCGCATACATTATTGGGGAGCATAACAACATACAAAAGGCAAATGATGACGGTGAACCAAGTGGAACTGCGGGAGTACCAATGCTTGAGGTGCTCAAAAAACAAGGACTTCAGGATACAGTGGTTGTCGTCACTCGTTATTTCGGTGGTATTAAACTCGGCGGTGGTGGACTTATCCGTGCTTACGGGAAAGCTACTACGGAAGGAATAGATGCGGCAAAAGTAGTGGAACGTAAGCTACATCATCTCCTGAAGGTTTCTATCGACTATACGTGGTTAGGAAAAGTAGAAAATGAAGTACGTAACTCTATATATCCCTTAAAAGAGATAAACTATGCAGATCTTGTCGAAGTGCTAGTGTATACGAAAACAATTGAAGAGGCAGACTTCATTAACTGGATGGCTGAGATCACTAATGGGCAAGCGAAAATCGAGCTTGTTGAAAAAGAGTTTCTTGAATTTATGGTGAATTAAATTTACCTATTATCAAATCCATAGTATAATAAAGGACATGACAAATTTAATGAAACTATTTTGTCGATTCTTCGTCTTATTAGCGTTATCTAGAATAAAGGGAGATTATAAAAATGAATAGAAGATCATATAAAAAGGAGAAAAAGAAAAGTAGTAAAAAGCGCAAAATATTAACTGTTTCGTTGATAATAGTTGCGTCATTACTTATCTCTTTAACTACCTATGCAGCATACTTAACCAAAAAGGCTGAGACAGCTGCGGACAATGCTTTCGAAGTTGTAGATCGTGTAAAACCTCCATTGCGTGAAGAGAAAGTCGAACCTGTAAATGATAATATTTCTGTACTCTTTGTAGGAATTGACGATAGTGAACAGCGTGGGCAAGGTGACACAAACAGTCGTTCAGATGCATTGATGCTTGCGACATTAAACAATACATCCAAAACTGTAAAATTAGTAAGTATCCCACGTGACTCATATGTTTATATTGATGAGGTTGGGTATAAAGATAAAATCACCCATGCTCATGCATATGGTGGAACTAGAGCTTCCATTGAAACAGTAGAAGATTTACTTGAAGTGCCAGTAGATTATTATGTGAAGATGAATTTTGATGCATTTATAGATGTAATAGATGCGTTAGGTGGAATCGAAGCTGAAGTTCCATATAAGTTATTAGAAAAAGATGAGAACGATCAACGAACTGTACAGTTACAGCCAGGGCTACAAGAACTTAACGGTCGAGAAGCATTAGCTTTAGCAAGAACTCGAAAACTTGATAATGATATCGAACGTGGTAAACGTCAACAAATGATACTTTCTTCGATTATCAAAAAAGCGAGTTCAGCTTCTTCCTTCACTAAATACGGTGATGTGATTGAAGCTGTAGGAGATAATATGAAGACAGATTTAACTTTCGATGAAATGAAATCCTTCTTTGAATATATAAAAGGAGGTATTCCACAAATCGATACCTTAACACTGGACGGTTATGATGATATGTCTACCGGGACTTATTATTGGAAGCTAAAAGAAGAAAGCTTAGATGAAACGAGAGATATTCTAAAAAGCCACCTAGGACTTCAACCAGAAACAAGCAATATTTCAGACAACGCCTCGGATACAAATAGTAATTACGCAGCTGATGATCGTAATTAACTTCAAAGGAGCTAGGAAGAATTTTCTTCCTAGCTCCTTTTATTATATTGTGGGGGTAAAGTGAAACTCCACTGATTGAAAAGATGAACACAGATAAATAACGCCGCATCCTGGTTCAATACCTGAGTGACCATCATCCTGTTGGCCCGTGGCTCGCAAGAAGCGAGTCACATAGACGAAGCCACACAATGTGGTGCTTTTCGTCTATGTTCTATAACGGGCGTTTACGGGCAGTTGACTCCCACTTCTTATGCTTTGTTGCTTTGACCAATTTTTGAAGATTAATACGGGGTAAAATCAAAAATAGCCTTTCATTCTATATACTAGAATGAAAGGCTATTTTTTCATGATTTACCTATTGTTTTCACTAAATTAATGAGTGGTCTATAATTCTTCCCTGCTAAACCAATTGCTTCTACAAACAATTCTATTGCTACAAGCATGATGACTAGTAGTAGGATTGCCCCCCACATCGTTGCTTGTGAGAATATCAACGCTGCGATTCCAAACATCGCTGCTATCGAATAAATAATTAGCACTGTTTGACGATGCGTAAATCCTGCATTCAATAAACAATGATGTAAATGAGATTTATCTGGAGCCATTAATGGCTGTTTTGAACGATATCTTCGAACAATCGCAAAGAATGTATCTGAAATAGGCACACCAAGCATGATAATAGGAATGATCAAGGCAAACATTGTTATCCCTTTAAATCCAAGTAATGCAAGCACTGATATCATGTATCCAAGGAATAATGCGCCCGTGTCTCCCATGAATATCTTCGCTGGGTAAAAGTTAAATACTAAGAAACCTAACGTGCTAGCAGCTAATATAGCCGCCATTGCTGCAACGAATGGAGTTCCCATTATAATAGCCATTCCTGATAATGTTAAAAGAGCTATCGTAGAAACACCTGCTGCTAAACCATCTAACCCATCGATTAAATTTATTGCATTTGTAATAGCAATAATCCACAAAATAGTAAGTGGGATTGCAAAATAACCAAATTGTAATTGATAGTCTATAAATGGTATGTTTATAAACTCAATTTGAAGGCCACCATAAATGGCAACACTTGAGGCTGCTAGAAGCTGCCCAAGTAATTTTGCTTTTGCAGTAATCTCAAACATATCATCTAAAGCACCTGTAATGATAATGATTAACGCTCCAAGTAACATTGCTTTGTCATGTTGACCATCTGGTCTATATACGACAAAAGCGACGACAAAGGATAAAAAGATAGCTAACCCACCAAGTCTTGGCATAATTTTAGCATGGACTT carries:
- a CDS encoding LCP family protein, which translates into the protein MNRRSYKKEKKKSSKKRKILTVSLIIVASLLISLTTYAAYLTKKAETAADNAFEVVDRVKPPLREEKVEPVNDNISVLFVGIDDSEQRGQGDTNSRSDALMLATLNNTSKTVKLVSIPRDSYVYIDEVGYKDKITHAHAYGGTRASIETVEDLLEVPVDYYVKMNFDAFIDVIDALGGIEAEVPYKLLEKDENDQRTVQLQPGLQELNGREALALARTRKLDNDIERGKRQQMILSSIIKKASSASSFTKYGDVIEAVGDNMKTDLTFDEMKSFFEYIKGGIPQIDTLTLDGYDDMSTGTYYWKLKEESLDETRDILKSHLGLQPETSNISDNASDTNSNYAADDRN
- a CDS encoding DegV family protein, whose product is MKTAIVTDSTAYIPKEIRDQLNIHMVPLSVVIGNNTYQEELDINTTEFYDKIRNAGALPKTSQPALGKFIETYEQLAKEYDAVISIHLSSGISGTLAGADQAGEMVDGIDVRTFDTELSCMVQGFYVLKAAEMAEAGATPDAIIQQLNKMKQTMRAYFMVDNLDHLHRGGRLNGFERVIGSVLQVKPILHFENKVIVPFEKVRTRKKAMKRISDMLQEDADQFNSVKATIIHANNENEAIAWKNELQATMPNVDFTISYFGPVIGTHLGEGSMGLGWYKVDLQ
- a CDS encoding nuclear transport factor 2 family protein, encoding MKIIHTITLAAFALTLAACNSDEETNQNTNSAADIAPTNTQATTDHGAENKSETSVGFEISGGNIEEATNVPEEEKTAIIDSFTEYMESFNDEDTKRYMNTISKNPEGFNYDAEKVKVEETFNDFDTIRTADNITIIKYGKTQAQVFSNIHTSLEQTDTGAKLDQNGRQVTVFVKEDGKWLVSSVYYIGETTE
- a CDS encoding nuclease-related domain-containing protein, with the protein product MSGHFALLNRLRDGSGMVDFIRDEIRKQEAGVRGEDRLVDRLKELRLHGEFRIFSDVCLEMDDWKVQIDCLVVTDRCCIVLESKNISGRLYFNEELDEFYKEENGVETPFSNPYFQLMRHIRFMKEFLRKTLPQIKVTGAVIMTAKSYRIMQKPTHYPIYKLESMIERVTQMYNSFGNTSFSNRELEVIEKLLQEYKSPFVYSPLCEHYRIPPSEIRLGVECPSCGVLGMRRVHTTWRCIVCKKSDRYAHISAVRDYFSIIDKKITNKEFRRFCMIDSKYAASRMLNSMDLIAYGSGPSRYFVENRKK
- a CDS encoding response regulator transcription factor, which encodes MTKIIIIDDHQLFREGVKRILDFEDSFEVIAEGDDGNDVLSLYEKHLPDVVLMDINMPTKNGVEATGELLEKFPEAKVIILSIHDDESYVSHALKTGALGYMLKEMDANAIVSAIKVVAKGGSYLHPKVTRNLVAEFRRLSERENKGNFHQTEIRRPFHLLTKRECEVLQLLTDGQSNRTIGETLFISEKTVKNHVSSILQKMNVNDRTQAVVTGIKNGWVEVR
- a CDS encoding glycosyltransferase family 4 protein, yielding MLAFTLVLAFVASVLFTPLVKKLAFRVGAVDKPNYRKVHAKIMPRLGGLAIFLSFVVAFVVYRPDGQHDKAMLLGALIIIITGALDDMFEITAKAKLLGQLLAASSVAIYGGLQIEFINIPFIDYQLQFGYFAIPLTILWIIAITNAINLIDGLDGLAAGVSTIALLTLSGMAIIMGTPFVAAMAAILAASTLGFLVFNFYPAKIFMGDTGALFLGYMISVLALLGFKGITMFALIIPIIMLGVPISDTFFAIVRRYRSKQPLMAPDKSHLHHCLLNAGFTHRQTVLIIYSIAAMFGIAALIFSQATMWGAILLLVIMLVAIELFVEAIGLAGKNYRPLINLVKTIGKS
- a CDS encoding sensor histidine kinase, which encodes MTNKNFEKQSLDVIFDRMVEVMDHSKKDIFIISEQSRQSFEEMKVELEIIRGDIETVIIEGDMLESKSKLARNRLAEVSKNFDSYDEPQVRQAYETANEIQINLLIKRSEERQLRHRRDDLERRLQGLLEMIERADHLVNQVNIVMNYLTSDLKNVGAALENAKIKQDFTLKIIEAQEEERKRLSREIHDGPAQMLANVLLRTDLINLTYQQRGGEEAMKEIIDLKKMVRNALSEVRRIIYDLRPMALDDLGLIPTLRKYITTIEEYNPTGKINFQTFGEEKRLETNFEVAIFRIVQECLTNGTKHGKFTEAWVKVEWVKQKINIIVKDNGAGFDPEVAKEKSFGLIGMKERVDLLEGTMKIISSPGKGTTILFSIPLNEE
- a CDS encoding YigZ family protein, with protein sequence MRKDYHTVQGFGESEIIIQKSRFITYVNRAETEEQAQDFINNIKEKHKSANHNCSAYIIGEHNNIQKANDDGEPSGTAGVPMLEVLKKQGLQDTVVVVTRYFGGIKLGGGGLIRAYGKATTEGIDAAKVVERKLHHLLKVSIDYTWLGKVENEVRNSIYPLKEINYADLVEVLVYTKTIEEADFINWMAEITNGQAKIELVEKEFLEFMVN